One Epinephelus lanceolatus isolate andai-2023 chromosome 17, ASM4190304v1, whole genome shotgun sequence genomic window carries:
- the tet1 gene encoding methylcytosine dioxygenase TET2 isoform X2, whose amino-acid sequence MLPKPEGLPPRTDKVVPESGSVNGKGKAQMDDTHTAAEEDEGEEGHIPHTQASPVTHSLTHNLASDQGGRPALVKREPGLELTSIALHQHVCSSLTFPNGSAENLTKPNGANMTTGSHSDLKSAYKRTMIASDPQRTIIAAIPKDCPENGPKTPPDDMSVPLKKIKLEEPWTWITEQATTQLSDEDEVCEDPLSTLAAVVCLSVTERKGLEEKLFSTRSSILCSIKTGPPDLHFVKKEPEDLKNGLCQKSTPVSLQRTPQPIKSEPPPSVLQPSVQSLAERRNLSFDQAIAIEALTQLAAIPQSTPGAIKAESKCEHPISVSAPFSTSNTNTTLQEAKPTAPFRYNKVSVISSALHQTSVIRPPVARHGNVIQCSRGSSSNIKLSVRDLLETSTDSDNAPCRRTEPGFGPHVIKSECSYKDPSDVKFSKDHERLFGEDKDRVVGKVRRNRVEEEVAAQLADLAFIIQSRHNQQSENNPPKGTPVSAIKYNYNSQLPSSQKKPLLKKTKATPSKPRKKKSEGINSRMPLSKRMPNGESAHRGRGQKIQQQGKSGLHKRNLFLPQAQIDLKRYLAEAQEERRQLIQHSNAHNPALFGPQTQNYSTLTRINHAQENHPWSLTNGPLHQHNPCNGHVAGLGQECERHLLSQVVQPCAGLQHGAGLQHGADPNTSPASTAFHSHATSHHGLANGFSGARQSPPLSQQSYYKLETAGPVTVLSTATDLDLGKSAESTPSKNSINSFLESPMSFLDTPTKNLLNTPSKKLADLPSCQCVDQIIEKEEGPYYTHLGAGPSVAAVRELMENRYGAKGNAVRVEVVVYTGKEGKSSQGCPIAKWVIRRGSEEEKLLCLVRKRPGHYCDSAVLVILILAWEGIPRSVADNLYQELTQTLFKYGSPTSRRCALNEDRTCACQGLDPDTCGASFSFGCSWSMYFNGCKFARSKVPRKFRLLGDYPEEEEKIERNLQSLATDLAPLYKQLAPEAFQNQVENEETGGDCRLGERQGRPFSGVTACVDFCAHAHKDTHNMNNGSTVVCTLTKEDNRAVRNIPEDEQLHVLPLYKISDRDEFGEVEGQWAKIRSGALQVLSAFPREVRLLAEPVKSARKIRQEARLKAQAEKQEKKLGLTPLTPGKVKTETPNKEPQGFYSPYILPPRPASVGRYPPERNQPSTCNQSTSSYPTLSARVTPQKEVIAPNHHGLPGLQFGQNGAALNYKTISDTVNGYSPASGDQSVRIPPHNALSDYPHTYKTEPNEVHCSPLRRPSPSGSAPPPSSFSPRPTSEGLFSRLNGLHRAAGDVAAEVRGHGLPPLSSLPLPPQTPPTEPEVVKQEEVWSDSEHNFLDRDIGGVAVAPSHGSILIECARRELHATTPILRPNRSHPTRISLVFYQHKSLNEPGHGMAMWDAKMAKRERDREEEAERLRMEDCLSNGGKGAGGVELEGEMGEEAEETRRIMNVPTRQGWTRPRDVVITMAPYALTQVTGPYNRWT is encoded by the exons gtGGTTCCAGAAAGTGGGTCGGTAAATGGCAAAGGCAAGGCACAGATGGATGACACCCACACGgcagcagaggaggatgagggggAGGAAGGCCACATACCTCATACACAAGCTTCCCCCGTCACCCACTCGCTCACCCACAACCTGGCCTCGGACCAAGGCGGACGGCCAGCACTTGTTAAAAGAGAGCCCGGGCTGGAGCTGACCAGCATTGCACTTCACCAACACGTATGCTCTTCTCTGACTTTTCCAAATGGTTCGGCTGAGAACCTGACAAAACCTAACGGTGCTAATATGACCACTGGGTCACACTCTGATCTGAAGTCTGCATATAAAAGGACTATGATTGCATCAGACCCTCAAAGGACTATAATCGCTGCAATCCCTAAAGACTGCCCTGAGAACGGACCCAAGACTCCTCCAGACGACATGTCAGTTCCACTAAAGAAGATCAAACTGGAGGAGCCGTGGACCTGGATCACTGAACAGGCCACCACCCAGCTGAGTGATGAAGATGAGGTCTGCGAAGACCCGCTGTCCACGTTGGCGGCTGTGGTGTGCCTTTCTGTCACAGAGAGGAAGGGACTGGAGGAGAAACTTTTCAGCACACGCTCCTCCATTCTTTGCTCCATCAAAACAGGACCACCAGATTTGCACTTCGTCAAAAAAGAGCCAGAGGACTTAAAGAATGGCTTGTGTCAGAAAAGCACTCCTGTTAGCCTGCAAAGGACTCCCCAGCCTATCAAAAGTGAACCTCCTCCAAGTGTCTTGCAACCAAGCGTGCAGTCTTTGGCAGAGAGAAGAAATCTTAGTTTTGATCAGGCTATTGCTATTGAGGCCTTGACTCAACTGGCAGCTATACCTCAAAGCACCCCAGGGGCCATAAAAGCTGAAAGTAAGTGTGAACATCCCATTTCTGTATCTGCCCCATTTTCAACCTCCAATACAAATACAACCTTGCAAGAAGCCAAACCCACAGCACCTTTCCGCTACAACAAAGTTTCGGTCATTAGCTCAGCACTGCACCAGACGTCAGTCATACGCCCTCCTGTGGCCAGACATGGGAATGTCATCCAGTGCTCCCGGGGGTCGAGCTCTAACATAAAGCTTTCTGTGCGAGATCTCTTAGAGACCAGCACAGACAGTGATAATGCACCCTGCAGGAGGACAGAGCCGGGCTTTGGTCCTCATGTCATCAAGTCGGAATGCAGCTATAAAGATCCCAGTGACGTGAAGTTCAGTAAAGATCATGAGCGATTGTTTGGGGAGGACAAAGACAGGGTTGTTGGTAAAGTGAGGAGAAacagagtggaggaggaggtggcagCTCAGCTGGCAGACCTGGCCTTCATCATCCAGTCCCGACACAACCAGCAATCAGAGAACAACCCTCCAAAAGGAACACCTGTGTCAGCCATCAAATACAACTACAACTCCCAGCTACCCTCCAGTCAGAAAAAGCCCctcttgaaaaaaacaaaagctacgCCTTCTAAGCCCAGGAAGAAGAAAAGTGAGGGAATCAACAGCAGGATGCCCCTCTCAAAACGCATGCCAAACGGAGAGTCAGCCCACAGGGGCAGAGGCCAGAAGATTCAACAGCAGGGGAAATCAGGCCTTCACAAGAGGAACCTGTTTCTGCCTCAGGCTCAAATTGACCTGAAGAGATACTTGGCCGAGGCTCAGGAGGAAAGGAGGCAACTTATCCAGCACAGTAATGCACACAATCCCGCCCTCTTCGGGCCACAGACTCAGAACTACAGCACTCTAACACGGATCAACCACGCTCAAGAAAACCATCCATGGTCCCTTACAAATGGTCCACTCCACCAACACAATCCATGCAATGGTCATGTTGCAGGACTGGGGCAGGAGTGTGAAAGGCACTTGTTATCTCAGGTAGTGCAGCCCTGTGCTGGGCTGcagcacggtgctgggctgcaGCACGGTGCTGATCCTAACACCAGCCCAGCCAGTACTGCTTTCCACAGCCACGCCACCAGTCACCACGGTCTGGCTAATGGCTTCTCAGGGGCTCGGCAGTCCCCTCCTCTGAGTCAGCAGAGCTACTACAAGCTGGAGACGGCAGGACCTGTTACTGTCCTGTCAACGGCTACTGATTTGGATCTGGGCAAATCTGCAGAGTCAACTCCATCCAAGAACAGCATCAACAGCTTTCTGGAGTCGCCTATGAGTTTTCTGGATACCCCTACCAAGAACTTGCTCAATACACCTTCCAAAAAACTGGCTGATCTTCCATCCTGTCAGTGTGTGG ACCAGATCATTGAAAAGGAGGAAGGCCCTTACTACACTCACCTCGGGGCAGGACCTAGTGTGGCTGCAGTGAGGGAGCTGATGGAGAACAG ATATGGTGCCAAAGGAAATGCAGTAAGGGTGGAAGTTGTTGTTTACACTGGGAAAGAAGGAAAGAGCTCCCAGGGGTGCCCGATAGCTAAATGG GTGATCCGGCGTGGCAGTGAAGAGGAGAAGTTGCTGTGTTTGGTCCGCAAAAGGCCAGGGCACTACTGTGACAGTGCCGTGCTGGTGATCCTCATCCTGGCGTGGGAGGGAATCCCTCGATCGGTGGCAGACAATCTCTACCAGGAGCTCACACAGACTCTCTTCAAATACGGCTCCCCCACCAGCCGTCGCTGTGCCCTCAATGAAGA TCGTACATGTGCATGCCAGGGTTTGGACCCAGACACCTGCGGAGCTTCATTTTCCTTTGGCTGCTCCTGGAGTATGTACTTCAATGGCTGTAAGTTTGCCCGCAGCAAAGTGCCCCGCAAGTTTCGCCTGCTTGGAGACTACCCAGAGGAG GAGGAGAAGATAGAGAGAAACCTACAGAGTCTTGCCACTGACCTCGCACCACTCTACAAACAACTGGCTCCTGAGGCCTTCCAAAACCAG GTGGAAAATGAGGAGACGGGGGGAGACTGCCggctgggcgagaggcagggacGTCCTTTTTCTGGAGTCACAGCCTGTGTGGATTTCTGTGCCCATGCTCACAAGGACACTCACAACATGAACAACGGCAGCACTGTG GTTTGCACTTTAACCAAGGAAGATAACCGTGCAGTGCGCAACATACCAGAGGACGAGCAGCTCCATGTTCTGCCACTTTACAAGATCTCTGACAGGGATGAGTTTGGTGAAGTGGAGGGCCAGTGGGCCAAGATCCGAAGTGGTGCTCTGCAAGTTCTATCTGCCTTTCCCAGAGAG gTGCGTCTGCTGGCTGAGCCGGTGAAATCAGCCCGTAAGATTAGACAAGAAGCTCGTCTGAAGGCTCAAGCAGAGAAACAGGAGAAGAAGCTCGGCCTGACTCCTCTCACCCCTGGGAAAGTGAAAACTGAAACCCCCAACAAAG AGCCACAGGGCTTCTACAGCCCATACATACTCCCACCCAGACCTGCCAGCGTTGGACGGTACCCACCGGAGAGGAATCAACCCAGCACTTGCAACCAGAGCACCAGCAGCTACCCCACCCTGAGTGCAAGGGTCACCCCACAGAAGGAGGTCATCGCCCCCAACCACCATGGTCTGCCCGGCCTCCAGTTTGGACAGAATGGTGCAGCTCTTAATTATAAGACAATAAGTGATACCGTGAATGGTTATTCTCCAGCATCTGGTGACCAGAGTGTTCGTATACCTCCACATAACGCCCTTAGTGACTACCCTCATACTTATAAAACTGAGCCCAACGAGGTGCACTGCTCTCCTCTGCGCAGACCCTCCCCCAGTGGGAgtgctcctcctccctcctccttctccccgCGACCTACCTCTGAGGGCCTCTTCAGCAGGCTCAATGGACTCCACAGGGCTGCAGGAGATGTGGCGGCAGAGGTCAGGGGTCATGGCCTCCCTCCACTCTCATCTCTCCCCCTTCCCCCACAAACTCCCCCGACTGAACCGGAGGTAGTCAAGCAGGAAGAGGTGTGGTCGGACAGCGAGCACAACTTTCTGGACCGCGATATAGGCGGAGTGGCCGTGGCACCGTCACACGGCTCCATCCTGATAGAGTGTGCACGACGGGAGCTCCACGCCACCACCCCTATCCTCAGGCCAAACCGTAGCCACCCCACCCGCATCTCCCTGGTCTTCTACCAGCACAAGTCTCTAAATGAACCAGGCCACGGGATGGCTATGTGGGACGCTAAAATGGCCAAGCGGGAGCGGGACCGCGAGGAAGAGGCTGAGAGATTACGGATGGAAGACTGCCTGAGCAATGGTGGTAAAGGAGCTGGAGGGGTGGAGCTAGAGGGGGAAATgggggaggaggcagaggagacaAGGAGGATCATGAATGTCCCCACACGTCAAGGGTGGACCCGCCCAAGGGATGTCGTCATCACCATGGCCCCTTATGCTCTTACCCAAGTGACAGGGCCCTACAATCGCTGGACTTAG
- the tet1 gene encoding methylcytosine dioxygenase TET2 isoform X3, which produces MRLCLRLRKASRMCVVPESGSVNGKGKAQMDDTHTAAEEDEGEEGHIPHTQASPVTHSLTHNLASDQGGRPALVKREPGLELTSIALHQHVCSSLTFPNGSAENLTKPNGANMTTGSHSDLKSAYKRTMIASDPQRTIIAAIPKDCPENGPKTPPDDMSVPLKKIKLEEPWTWITEQATTQLSDEDEVCEDPLSTLAAVVCLSVTERKGLEEKLFSTRSSILCSIKTGPPDLHFVKKEPEDLKNGLCQKSTPVSLQRTPQPIKSEPPPSVLQPSVQSLAERRNLSFDQAIAIEALTQLAAIPQSTPGAIKAESKCEHPISVSAPFSTSNTNTTLQEAKPTAPFRYNKVSVISSALHQTSVIRPPVARHGNVIQCSRGSSSNIKLSVRDLLETSTDSDNAPCRRTEPGFGPHVIKSECSYKDPSDVKFSKDHERLFGEDKDRVVGKVRRNRVEEEVAAQLADLAFIIQSRHNQQSENNPPKGTPVSAIKYNYNSQLPSSQKKPLLKKTKATPSKPRKKKSEGINSRMPLSKRMPNGESAHRGRGQKIQQQGKSGLHKRNLFLPQAQIDLKRYLAEAQEERRQLIQHSNAHNPALFGPQTQNYSTLTRINHAQENHPWSLTNGPLHQHNPCNGHVAGLGQECERHLLSQVVQPCAGLQHGAGLQHGADPNTSPASTAFHSHATSHHGLANGFSGARQSPPLSQQSYYKLETAGPVTVLSTATDLDLGKSAESTPSKNSINSFLESPMSFLDTPTKNLLNTPSKKLADLPSCQCVDQIIEKEEGPYYTHLGAGPSVAAVRELMENRYGAKGNAVRVEVVVYTGKEGKSSQGCPIAKWVIRRGSEEEKLLCLVRKRPGHYCDSAVLVILILAWEGIPRSVADNLYQELTQTLFKYGSPTSRRCALNEDRTCACQGLDPDTCGASFSFGCSWSMYFNGCKFARSKVPRKFRLLGDYPEEEEKIERNLQSLATDLAPLYKQLAPEAFQNQVENEETGGDCRLGERQGRPFSGVTACVDFCAHAHKDTHNMNNGSTVVCTLTKEDNRAVRNIPEDEQLHVLPLYKISDRDEFGEVEGQWAKIRSGALQVLSAFPREVRLLAEPVKSARKIRQEARLKAQAEKQEKKLGLTPLTPGKVKTETPNKEPQGFYSPYILPPRPASVGRYPPERNQPSTCNQSTSSYPTLSARVTPQKEVIAPNHHGLPGLQFGQNGAALNYKTISDTVNGYSPASGDQSVRIPPHNALSDYPHTYKTEPNEVHCSPLRRPSPSGSAPPPSSFSPRPTSEGLFSRLNGLHRAAGDVAAEVRGHGLPPLSSLPLPPQTPPTEPEVVKQEEVWSDSEHNFLDRDIGGVAVAPSHGSILIECARRELHATTPILRPNRSHPTRISLVFYQHKSLNEPGHGMAMWDAKMAKRERDREEEAERLRMEDCLSNGGKGAGGVELEGEMGEEAEETRRIMNVPTRQGWTRPRDVVITMAPYALTQVTGPYNRWT; this is translated from the exons gtGGTTCCAGAAAGTGGGTCGGTAAATGGCAAAGGCAAGGCACAGATGGATGACACCCACACGgcagcagaggaggatgagggggAGGAAGGCCACATACCTCATACACAAGCTTCCCCCGTCACCCACTCGCTCACCCACAACCTGGCCTCGGACCAAGGCGGACGGCCAGCACTTGTTAAAAGAGAGCCCGGGCTGGAGCTGACCAGCATTGCACTTCACCAACACGTATGCTCTTCTCTGACTTTTCCAAATGGTTCGGCTGAGAACCTGACAAAACCTAACGGTGCTAATATGACCACTGGGTCACACTCTGATCTGAAGTCTGCATATAAAAGGACTATGATTGCATCAGACCCTCAAAGGACTATAATCGCTGCAATCCCTAAAGACTGCCCTGAGAACGGACCCAAGACTCCTCCAGACGACATGTCAGTTCCACTAAAGAAGATCAAACTGGAGGAGCCGTGGACCTGGATCACTGAACAGGCCACCACCCAGCTGAGTGATGAAGATGAGGTCTGCGAAGACCCGCTGTCCACGTTGGCGGCTGTGGTGTGCCTTTCTGTCACAGAGAGGAAGGGACTGGAGGAGAAACTTTTCAGCACACGCTCCTCCATTCTTTGCTCCATCAAAACAGGACCACCAGATTTGCACTTCGTCAAAAAAGAGCCAGAGGACTTAAAGAATGGCTTGTGTCAGAAAAGCACTCCTGTTAGCCTGCAAAGGACTCCCCAGCCTATCAAAAGTGAACCTCCTCCAAGTGTCTTGCAACCAAGCGTGCAGTCTTTGGCAGAGAGAAGAAATCTTAGTTTTGATCAGGCTATTGCTATTGAGGCCTTGACTCAACTGGCAGCTATACCTCAAAGCACCCCAGGGGCCATAAAAGCTGAAAGTAAGTGTGAACATCCCATTTCTGTATCTGCCCCATTTTCAACCTCCAATACAAATACAACCTTGCAAGAAGCCAAACCCACAGCACCTTTCCGCTACAACAAAGTTTCGGTCATTAGCTCAGCACTGCACCAGACGTCAGTCATACGCCCTCCTGTGGCCAGACATGGGAATGTCATCCAGTGCTCCCGGGGGTCGAGCTCTAACATAAAGCTTTCTGTGCGAGATCTCTTAGAGACCAGCACAGACAGTGATAATGCACCCTGCAGGAGGACAGAGCCGGGCTTTGGTCCTCATGTCATCAAGTCGGAATGCAGCTATAAAGATCCCAGTGACGTGAAGTTCAGTAAAGATCATGAGCGATTGTTTGGGGAGGACAAAGACAGGGTTGTTGGTAAAGTGAGGAGAAacagagtggaggaggaggtggcagCTCAGCTGGCAGACCTGGCCTTCATCATCCAGTCCCGACACAACCAGCAATCAGAGAACAACCCTCCAAAAGGAACACCTGTGTCAGCCATCAAATACAACTACAACTCCCAGCTACCCTCCAGTCAGAAAAAGCCCctcttgaaaaaaacaaaagctacgCCTTCTAAGCCCAGGAAGAAGAAAAGTGAGGGAATCAACAGCAGGATGCCCCTCTCAAAACGCATGCCAAACGGAGAGTCAGCCCACAGGGGCAGAGGCCAGAAGATTCAACAGCAGGGGAAATCAGGCCTTCACAAGAGGAACCTGTTTCTGCCTCAGGCTCAAATTGACCTGAAGAGATACTTGGCCGAGGCTCAGGAGGAAAGGAGGCAACTTATCCAGCACAGTAATGCACACAATCCCGCCCTCTTCGGGCCACAGACTCAGAACTACAGCACTCTAACACGGATCAACCACGCTCAAGAAAACCATCCATGGTCCCTTACAAATGGTCCACTCCACCAACACAATCCATGCAATGGTCATGTTGCAGGACTGGGGCAGGAGTGTGAAAGGCACTTGTTATCTCAGGTAGTGCAGCCCTGTGCTGGGCTGcagcacggtgctgggctgcaGCACGGTGCTGATCCTAACACCAGCCCAGCCAGTACTGCTTTCCACAGCCACGCCACCAGTCACCACGGTCTGGCTAATGGCTTCTCAGGGGCTCGGCAGTCCCCTCCTCTGAGTCAGCAGAGCTACTACAAGCTGGAGACGGCAGGACCTGTTACTGTCCTGTCAACGGCTACTGATTTGGATCTGGGCAAATCTGCAGAGTCAACTCCATCCAAGAACAGCATCAACAGCTTTCTGGAGTCGCCTATGAGTTTTCTGGATACCCCTACCAAGAACTTGCTCAATACACCTTCCAAAAAACTGGCTGATCTTCCATCCTGTCAGTGTGTGG ACCAGATCATTGAAAAGGAGGAAGGCCCTTACTACACTCACCTCGGGGCAGGACCTAGTGTGGCTGCAGTGAGGGAGCTGATGGAGAACAG ATATGGTGCCAAAGGAAATGCAGTAAGGGTGGAAGTTGTTGTTTACACTGGGAAAGAAGGAAAGAGCTCCCAGGGGTGCCCGATAGCTAAATGG GTGATCCGGCGTGGCAGTGAAGAGGAGAAGTTGCTGTGTTTGGTCCGCAAAAGGCCAGGGCACTACTGTGACAGTGCCGTGCTGGTGATCCTCATCCTGGCGTGGGAGGGAATCCCTCGATCGGTGGCAGACAATCTCTACCAGGAGCTCACACAGACTCTCTTCAAATACGGCTCCCCCACCAGCCGTCGCTGTGCCCTCAATGAAGA TCGTACATGTGCATGCCAGGGTTTGGACCCAGACACCTGCGGAGCTTCATTTTCCTTTGGCTGCTCCTGGAGTATGTACTTCAATGGCTGTAAGTTTGCCCGCAGCAAAGTGCCCCGCAAGTTTCGCCTGCTTGGAGACTACCCAGAGGAG GAGGAGAAGATAGAGAGAAACCTACAGAGTCTTGCCACTGACCTCGCACCACTCTACAAACAACTGGCTCCTGAGGCCTTCCAAAACCAG GTGGAAAATGAGGAGACGGGGGGAGACTGCCggctgggcgagaggcagggacGTCCTTTTTCTGGAGTCACAGCCTGTGTGGATTTCTGTGCCCATGCTCACAAGGACACTCACAACATGAACAACGGCAGCACTGTG GTTTGCACTTTAACCAAGGAAGATAACCGTGCAGTGCGCAACATACCAGAGGACGAGCAGCTCCATGTTCTGCCACTTTACAAGATCTCTGACAGGGATGAGTTTGGTGAAGTGGAGGGCCAGTGGGCCAAGATCCGAAGTGGTGCTCTGCAAGTTCTATCTGCCTTTCCCAGAGAG gTGCGTCTGCTGGCTGAGCCGGTGAAATCAGCCCGTAAGATTAGACAAGAAGCTCGTCTGAAGGCTCAAGCAGAGAAACAGGAGAAGAAGCTCGGCCTGACTCCTCTCACCCCTGGGAAAGTGAAAACTGAAACCCCCAACAAAG AGCCACAGGGCTTCTACAGCCCATACATACTCCCACCCAGACCTGCCAGCGTTGGACGGTACCCACCGGAGAGGAATCAACCCAGCACTTGCAACCAGAGCACCAGCAGCTACCCCACCCTGAGTGCAAGGGTCACCCCACAGAAGGAGGTCATCGCCCCCAACCACCATGGTCTGCCCGGCCTCCAGTTTGGACAGAATGGTGCAGCTCTTAATTATAAGACAATAAGTGATACCGTGAATGGTTATTCTCCAGCATCTGGTGACCAGAGTGTTCGTATACCTCCACATAACGCCCTTAGTGACTACCCTCATACTTATAAAACTGAGCCCAACGAGGTGCACTGCTCTCCTCTGCGCAGACCCTCCCCCAGTGGGAgtgctcctcctccctcctccttctccccgCGACCTACCTCTGAGGGCCTCTTCAGCAGGCTCAATGGACTCCACAGGGCTGCAGGAGATGTGGCGGCAGAGGTCAGGGGTCATGGCCTCCCTCCACTCTCATCTCTCCCCCTTCCCCCACAAACTCCCCCGACTGAACCGGAGGTAGTCAAGCAGGAAGAGGTGTGGTCGGACAGCGAGCACAACTTTCTGGACCGCGATATAGGCGGAGTGGCCGTGGCACCGTCACACGGCTCCATCCTGATAGAGTGTGCACGACGGGAGCTCCACGCCACCACCCCTATCCTCAGGCCAAACCGTAGCCACCCCACCCGCATCTCCCTGGTCTTCTACCAGCACAAGTCTCTAAATGAACCAGGCCACGGGATGGCTATGTGGGACGCTAAAATGGCCAAGCGGGAGCGGGACCGCGAGGAAGAGGCTGAGAGATTACGGATGGAAGACTGCCTGAGCAATGGTGGTAAAGGAGCTGGAGGGGTGGAGCTAGAGGGGGAAATgggggaggaggcagaggagacaAGGAGGATCATGAATGTCCCCACACGTCAAGGGTGGACCCGCCCAAGGGATGTCGTCATCACCATGGCCCCTTATGCTCTTACCCAAGTGACAGGGCCCTACAATCGCTGGACTTAG